The Saccharothrix variisporea genome has a segment encoding these proteins:
- the ligD gene encoding non-homologous end-joining DNA ligase — protein MSKTAASDAAATEVEGVVITSPDKVFFPQRGETKLDLVNYYVSVAEPLLRTMRGRPLLMERYPEGAGGKSFFQKRVPKSPPDWLETTTVSTPNGTTSEALVAADIRHVLWAVNIGCLGFHVWPVRAERPEVTDELRVDLDPSPGVDFPQLREAARLTRSLLAELGIEAYVKTTGSRGLHLYVALQPRWDGYQVRAAAVALARELERRHPEQITAQWWKEERGSRVFVDFNQNAPHKTVFGAWCVRPRVGAQVSTPISWEELASVEPDRLTIATVPGRPDPWEAMPERPQSIEPLLEMSRRDLENGLMDAPWPPVYPKMPNEPPRVAPSRAKK, from the coding sequence GTGAGCAAGACGGCTGCGAGCGACGCGGCTGCCACCGAGGTCGAGGGTGTCGTCATCACCAGCCCGGACAAGGTGTTCTTCCCGCAGCGCGGCGAGACCAAGCTCGACCTGGTCAACTACTACGTCTCGGTCGCCGAACCGCTCCTGCGGACCATGCGCGGCCGTCCGCTGCTGATGGAGCGGTACCCGGAGGGCGCGGGCGGGAAGTCGTTCTTCCAGAAGCGGGTGCCGAAGTCGCCGCCGGACTGGCTCGAGACCACCACGGTGTCCACGCCCAACGGCACCACCAGCGAGGCCCTGGTCGCGGCCGACATCCGGCACGTCCTGTGGGCGGTGAACATCGGCTGCCTGGGCTTCCACGTGTGGCCGGTCCGGGCCGAGCGCCCGGAGGTCACCGACGAGCTGCGCGTGGACCTCGACCCCTCCCCCGGTGTCGACTTCCCGCAACTGCGAGAGGCCGCGCGACTGACCCGGTCGCTGCTGGCCGAGTTGGGCATCGAGGCCTACGTCAAGACCACCGGGTCGCGCGGCCTGCACCTCTACGTCGCCCTGCAACCGAGGTGGGACGGCTACCAGGTGCGCGCGGCGGCCGTGGCGCTGGCCCGTGAGCTGGAACGCCGCCACCCCGAGCAGATCACCGCGCAGTGGTGGAAGGAGGAGCGCGGGTCCCGCGTGTTCGTGGACTTCAACCAGAACGCCCCGCACAAGACGGTGTTCGGCGCGTGGTGCGTCCGGCCGCGGGTCGGGGCGCAGGTGTCCACGCCGATCTCGTGGGAGGAACTGGCGTCCGTCGAACCGGACCGGCTCACCATCGCCACCGTGCCGGGCCGCCCGGACCCGTGGGAGGCCATGCCCGAGCGCCCGCAGTCGATCGAGCCGCTGCTGGAGATGTCCCGGCGGGACCTGGAGAACGGCCTGATGGACGCGCCCTGGCCGCCCGTGTACCCGAAGATGCCCAACGAACCGCCCCGCGTCGCCCCGAGCCGCGCGAAGAAGTGA